A single region of the Nicotiana sylvestris chromosome 6, ASM39365v2, whole genome shotgun sequence genome encodes:
- the LOC104221813 gene encoding probable 2-oxoglutarate-dependent dioxygenase AOP1 isoform X1 encodes MGSETIKLPNIDFSNEDLKPGSLVWNQVKNQVHKALVNYGCFEASFDKIPIHLRKSIFESLKELFDLPLQTKIRNISTKPFHGYVGQYPAVPLYESMGIDDANISDKAERFTRILWPEGNPNFCKTIQSYSEQLSELDQTVRKMILESLGVEKYMDEHMNSTNYLLRVMKYKGPQSNDTKLGLNAHTDKNIVTILYQNQVNGLEVLTKDGQWINVEPTPDAFIVMIGDSLYCLCFSEPRVYLKQSLSPRSRGKVCLHTTFLGPHYVRLYWAWANGRVHSPYHRVMMTGNEARYSVGLFSIPKAGYKIKAPEELADKEHPLLFKPFDHVEFLAFYYTEEGQRCGSALKTYCGV; translated from the exons ATGGGTTCTGAAACTATCAAACTTCCAAATATAGACTTCTCAAATGAAGACCTAAAGCCAGGCTCTCTTGTATGGAACCAAGTGAAAAATCAAGTCCACAAAGCTCTAGTAAACTATGGCTGTTTTGAAGCATCATTTGATAAAATTCCTATACACCTTCGAAAATCCATTTTTGAATCGTTAAAAGAGCTTTTCGATCTCCCTTTACAAACCAAAATAAGAAACATTTCAACCAAACCTTTCCATGGCTACGTTGGACAGTATCCAGCAGTTCCACTCTATGAAAGTATGGGTATTGATGATGCAAATATctcagataaagctgaaaggttcACTCGAATTCTTTGGCCCGAaggaaaccctaatttttg CAAAACTATTCAGTCATACTCAGAGCAACTATCAGAACTGGATCAGACAGTAAGGAAGATGATTTTGGAGAGCTTAGGGGTAGAAAAGTATATGGATGAGCATATGAATTCAACCAACTACCTTCTTAGGGTTATGAAATATAAAGGACCTCAAAGCAATGACACTAAATTAGGACTAAATGCTCACACGGACAAGAATATTGTTACTATACTTTACCAAAATCAGGTAAATGGTCTTGAAGTTTTGACCAAAGATGGACAGTGGATCAATGTTGAACCTACACCAGATGCTTTCATAGTCATGATTGGAGACTCTTTATAT TGCTTATGCTTTTCTGAACCGAGGGTCTATCTGAAACAATCTCTATCTCCACGAAGTAGGGGTAAAGTTTGTCTACATACTACCTTCCTCGGACCCCACtatgtgagattatactgg GCATGGGCAAATGGTCGAGTTCATTCACCATATCATAGGGTGATGATGACAGGAAACGAAGCAAGGTACTCGGTTGGTTTGTTTTCAATACCAAAAGCAGGGTACAAGATAAAGGCACCAGAAGAGCTTGCAGATAAAGAGCATCCTTTACTTTTTAAGCCCTTTGACCATGTTGAATTTCTAGCTTTCTATTACACTGAAGAAGGCCAAAGATGTGGATCTGCACTAAAGACCTATTGCGGTGTTTGA
- the LOC104221813 gene encoding probable 2-oxoglutarate-dependent dioxygenase AOP1.2 isoform X3: MGSETIKLPNIDFSNEDLKPGSLVWNQVKNQVHKALVNYGCFEASFDKIPIHLRKSIFESLKELFDLPLQTKIRNISTKPFHGYVGQYPAVPLYESMGIDDANISDKAERFTRILWPEGNPNFCKTIQSYSEQLSELDQTVRKMILESLGVEKYMDEHMNSTNYLLRVMKYKGPQSNDTKLGLNAHTDKNIVTILYQNQVNGLEVLTKDGQWINVEPTPDAFIVMIGDSLYCLCFSEPRVYLKQSLSPRSRGKVCLHTTFLGPHYVRLYWVYCCYYYCNQSRHGQMVEFIHHIIG; the protein is encoded by the exons ATGGGTTCTGAAACTATCAAACTTCCAAATATAGACTTCTCAAATGAAGACCTAAAGCCAGGCTCTCTTGTATGGAACCAAGTGAAAAATCAAGTCCACAAAGCTCTAGTAAACTATGGCTGTTTTGAAGCATCATTTGATAAAATTCCTATACACCTTCGAAAATCCATTTTTGAATCGTTAAAAGAGCTTTTCGATCTCCCTTTACAAACCAAAATAAGAAACATTTCAACCAAACCTTTCCATGGCTACGTTGGACAGTATCCAGCAGTTCCACTCTATGAAAGTATGGGTATTGATGATGCAAATATctcagataaagctgaaaggttcACTCGAATTCTTTGGCCCGAaggaaaccctaatttttg CAAAACTATTCAGTCATACTCAGAGCAACTATCAGAACTGGATCAGACAGTAAGGAAGATGATTTTGGAGAGCTTAGGGGTAGAAAAGTATATGGATGAGCATATGAATTCAACCAACTACCTTCTTAGGGTTATGAAATATAAAGGACCTCAAAGCAATGACACTAAATTAGGACTAAATGCTCACACGGACAAGAATATTGTTACTATACTTTACCAAAATCAGGTAAATGGTCTTGAAGTTTTGACCAAAGATGGACAGTGGATCAATGTTGAACCTACACCAGATGCTTTCATAGTCATGATTGGAGACTCTTTATAT TGCTTATGCTTTTCTGAACCGAGGGTCTATCTGAAACAATCTCTATCTCCACGAAGTAGGGGTAAAGTTTGTCTACATACTACCTTCCTCGGACCCCACtatgtgagattatactgggtatattgttgttattattattgtaaTCAAAGCAG GCATGGGCAAATGGTCGAGTTCATTCACCATATCATAGGGTGA
- the LOC104221813 gene encoding probable 2-oxoglutarate-dependent dioxygenase AOP1 isoform X2, with the protein MGSETIKLPNIDFSNEDLKPGSLVWNQVKNQVHKALVNYGCFEASFDKIPIHLRKSIFESLKELFDLPLQTKIRNISTKPFHGYVGQYPAVPLYESMGIDDANISDKAERFTRILWPEGNPNFCKTIQSYSEQLSELDQTVRKMILESLGVEKYMDEHMNSTNYLLRVMKYKGPQSNDTKLGLNAHTDKNIVTILYQNQVNGLEVLTKDGQWINVEPTPDAFIVMIGDSLYAWANGRVHSPYHRVMMTGNEARYSVGLFSIPKAGYKIKAPEELADKEHPLLFKPFDHVEFLAFYYTEEGQRCGSALKTYCGV; encoded by the exons ATGGGTTCTGAAACTATCAAACTTCCAAATATAGACTTCTCAAATGAAGACCTAAAGCCAGGCTCTCTTGTATGGAACCAAGTGAAAAATCAAGTCCACAAAGCTCTAGTAAACTATGGCTGTTTTGAAGCATCATTTGATAAAATTCCTATACACCTTCGAAAATCCATTTTTGAATCGTTAAAAGAGCTTTTCGATCTCCCTTTACAAACCAAAATAAGAAACATTTCAACCAAACCTTTCCATGGCTACGTTGGACAGTATCCAGCAGTTCCACTCTATGAAAGTATGGGTATTGATGATGCAAATATctcagataaagctgaaaggttcACTCGAATTCTTTGGCCCGAaggaaaccctaatttttg CAAAACTATTCAGTCATACTCAGAGCAACTATCAGAACTGGATCAGACAGTAAGGAAGATGATTTTGGAGAGCTTAGGGGTAGAAAAGTATATGGATGAGCATATGAATTCAACCAACTACCTTCTTAGGGTTATGAAATATAAAGGACCTCAAAGCAATGACACTAAATTAGGACTAAATGCTCACACGGACAAGAATATTGTTACTATACTTTACCAAAATCAGGTAAATGGTCTTGAAGTTTTGACCAAAGATGGACAGTGGATCAATGTTGAACCTACACCAGATGCTTTCATAGTCATGATTGGAGACTCTTTATAT GCATGGGCAAATGGTCGAGTTCATTCACCATATCATAGGGTGATGATGACAGGAAACGAAGCAAGGTACTCGGTTGGTTTGTTTTCAATACCAAAAGCAGGGTACAAGATAAAGGCACCAGAAGAGCTTGCAGATAAAGAGCATCCTTTACTTTTTAAGCCCTTTGACCATGTTGAATTTCTAGCTTTCTATTACACTGAAGAAGGCCAAAGATGTGGATCTGCACTAAAGACCTATTGCGGTGTTTGA